CGGTCAAATGAGGACTCTGATCTCTGCTTTCGGTCCGTTCCTCGGCGCTTGGGGCGCCGGGCGCGGCAGTGGTGTGTGCATGGATACGGATGTGTTGTTCCACGCGGGCAATGCCCGGGCCGCCGCGGGCAATGCCCAGGCCGCTCGACTCATGCCGAGCCGCCACCGCATCGGAACGAAGTTCGCAGAATCCCAGCGCCCCGAGGGCGCGGTGGGGGAGTGTCCACGGAGTGCTCCGGCCTAGCTGAAAAGGCCGGGTGATCCTCCCGTGGCCGCGGAACCCCACATTGGGGCCGCGGCCATTTTGCTGTCTCCCGAGAACCCGTCTCCCGGAGCGGAGACCTGTCTCGTGGGACTCATCGCAGGTCAAGGCCCCTCAACCGGACGAGATTCCGGTCGTCGTTGTCGCCTACCGCGTTGATCACCAAGAACAGGGAGGACACCGATGCTTGCGTCGGTCCTGGAAACTCCGTGGCTCGGGGAGGTCGAGGTCCCCTGCCGATGGGAGCCGGACCTCTTCTTCGCCGAGGCCCCGGCCGATGTCGAGGCCGCCAAGGCGGTCTGCGCCGACTGCCCGGTCAGGGAGCAGTGCCTGGCCGATGCGCTCGAGCGGCGGGAGCCGTGGGGCGTGTGGGGCGGGCAGCTGCTCGTCGCCGGCAAGGTCGTCGCCCGCAAGCGCCCGCGCGGCCGTCCCCGCAAGGACGCCCAGCCGGTCGCCGCCTAGCCCCGGCATCGGGCCCATCCGGCCGGATCGGCCG
This sequence is a window from Spinactinospora alkalitolerans. Protein-coding genes within it:
- a CDS encoding WhiB family transcriptional regulator, whose amino-acid sequence is MLASVLETPWLGEVEVPCRWEPDLFFAEAPADVEAAKAVCADCPVREQCLADALERREPWGVWGGQLLVAGKVVARKRPRGRPRKDAQPVAA